Below is a genomic region from Fusobacterium sp..
GAGCAGGATTAGCTTTAGCAGGATTCAGAATTCTTATTATAACTTCTGATCCACAAAATAATATTATAGGTATGGCTTTGAAATCAGAAATAGATAAAAATGAAGAATCATCACATTACACAACTTTTGATAAAAAAAGAGTAACTATAGATAACAGAACAAAAGGATTGAAATCTTGGATTAGGAACGAAACAGGAGAAATAATTAAATTAAGAGAAAATCTTGATTTTATTCCTTTAGAAAGCCCAATAGATTCGGGTTCAATAAGTAAAGAATTTAAAGAAAATCTGAAAAAGTTCATAGAAATAAAGAAAAAAGAATATGATTATATTTTAATTGATAGTATTCCTACTAAAAAGCTGGATAGTGAATTCTTAAAATATACAGATCAAATAATAGTTCCAGCATATGGGGATAAATTTACAACAGAAGGGGTTGTAGAAGTTATTAAATCTGTAGGAGTAGATAAAGTTTTTGCAATTATATTCAATAGATATGATGGAACAGCTACTCAAAAAGCTTATTATAATCAAATAAAAGAAATAATAGAGCAAACAGATATATGCTTTCCTTTGCCTATAAAACAGCTTTCAGCTATCAGTAAAATGGTAGAACGAGGAAAAACTATTTGGGAAAGTAATGACAAAAAAATAATAGAAATAGCAAAAGAGTTACAAGAAGTACTAATAAAAATAATACAAAAAACTGTAGCATAAAATATTGGAGGATAAATGGGAAAATTAGATTTATCAGCTTTGAAAAAAATAGCTGAAGATAGAAAAGTTGAAAATACAGGAACTATTATAGTACACCAAGAAAATAAAGGTATGTGTAAAAAAGAAGATATAAAAAAGACAATTTTGATAGAAGATCATTTATTTACAGAATTTACAGAAGATAAAGAAGTTATAAATTATTTGAAAGACAAAACTGTAGAATTGTTATATACACAGGCAAATGCAATATTAGATATAGGAAAAATTTTAAATGAAGTGGCAGATGAATTAGGAAAGAAAGGAAGTTCTGAAGGATTATATAATAAATATCTTGAAATAAATGGATATAATAAAAATACTGCACTAAGATATAGAAAAAGATATGAATTGTATAATAAGGCAAATAAAGATCATACTAAAAATATAATTGCCTTATTACCAGTTAAAC
It encodes:
- a CDS encoding ParA family protein, producing MIKKNLSIAYKKSDGRLSHCRLNLTKDLVTILELTSEKRSIDLEFKNNFILLKRYKEKFEEVIEKSEEKLLYLHTLITASYEEKKNNFKMLIPLPIVKEWNLEKTKAIMIEKKDTNKVILEPLEESKMEDIKKKSNIESETKIYQSEGSVGALSIMEVTEEKKDGTVFTFKVEKGGIGKTFLTVQIGAGLALAGFRILIITSDPQNNIIGMALKSEIDKNEESSHYTTFDKKRVTIDNRTKGLKSWIRNETGEIIKLRENLDFIPLESPIDSGSISKEFKENLKKFIEIKKKEYDYILIDSIPTKKLDSEFLKYTDQIIVPAYGDKFTTEGVVEVIKSVGVDKVFAIIFNRYDGTATQKAYYNQIKEIIEQTDICFPLPIKQLSAISKMVERGKTIWESNDKKIIEIAKELQEVLIKIIQKTVA